Proteins encoded by one window of Terriglobales bacterium:
- the rnk gene encoding nucleoside diphosphate kinase regulator, translating to MKERTIFVTEEDMQRLSDLVESAERISSRDLQHLRLLKEELAQAEIVTSDEIPADVVTMNSRVRLKDLDSGRESIYALVFPRDADVAQGRISVLAPIGTAIIGYRAGDVIVWSVPAGERRFRLEEILYQPEAAGHAA from the coding sequence ATGAAAGAACGCACCATCTTCGTCACCGAGGAAGACATGCAAAGGTTGAGCGACCTGGTGGAATCGGCCGAAAGAATTTCCAGCAGAGACCTCCAGCACTTGCGATTGCTGAAAGAAGAACTTGCGCAGGCTGAGATTGTCACCTCCGACGAGATTCCGGCCGATGTCGTCACCATGAACTCGCGCGTGCGACTGAAGGATCTCGACTCGGGACGTGAGTCCATCTATGCCCTCGTCTTTCCTCGCGATGCTGACGTCGCGCAGGGCCGCATTTCAGTGCTGGCGCCGATTGGCACTGCAATCATCGGTTATCGTGCTGGTGATGTGATCGTCTGGTCAGTTCCGGCGGGAGAACGTCGGTTCAGGCTGGAGGAAATCCTCTATCAGCCCGAAGCTGCGGGACACGCCGCCTGA
- a CDS encoding HPF/RaiA family ribosome-associated protein, which translates to MQVEVKLSKVDVSEALRRYVARRLHFSLGRFAGRVGRLDVRIVGSERLHGARNQCQIDAEIVPFGRVSVEESSTDMHTAIDRATTRIGRLFAQELARIRDLRFGRESIRAA; encoded by the coding sequence ATGCAAGTAGAAGTGAAGCTGAGCAAGGTGGATGTATCTGAGGCGCTGCGGCGCTACGTCGCGCGGCGTCTGCATTTTTCCCTTGGGCGTTTCGCCGGACGAGTAGGAAGGCTGGATGTCCGAATTGTTGGTTCGGAGCGCCTGCATGGTGCTCGGAATCAGTGTCAAATCGATGCCGAGATCGTTCCATTCGGGCGCGTGAGCGTAGAAGAATCGAGTACGGACATGCACACGGCGATCGATCGCGCGACCACTCGCATCGGCCGTCTCTTCGCCCAAGAACTTGCCCGGATTCGCGATCTCAGGTTTGGGCGCGAGAGCATCCGCGCTGCCTGA